From one Lotus japonicus ecotype B-129 chromosome 3, LjGifu_v1.2 genomic stretch:
- the LOC130743004 gene encoding senescence-specific cysteine protease SAG39-like, with protein MASKTVLNITSLTLLLVFGFLSFEANARTLEDASMHERHEQWMAQYGKVYKDSYEKELRSKIFKENVQRIEAFNNAGNKSYKLGINQFADLTNEEFKARNRFKGHMCSNSTRTPTFKYEHVTSVPASLDWRQKGAVTPIKDQGQCGCCWAFSAVAATEGITKLSTGKLISLSEQELVDCDTKGVDQGCEGGLMDDAFKFIMQNKGLNTEAKYPYQGVDATCNANAEAKDAASIKGFEDVPANSESALLKAVANQPISVAIDASGSEFQFYSSGVFTGSCGTELDHGVTAVGYGSDGGTKYWLVKNSWGEQWGEQGYIRMQRDVAAEEGLCGIAMQASYPTA; from the exons ATGGCTTCCAAAACTGTACTTAACATCACTTCATTGACTTTGCTTCTTGTGTTTGGATTCTTGTCTTTTGAGGCCAATGCTCGCACTCTTGAAGATGCTTCAATGCATGAGAGGCATGAGCAATGGATGGCTCAGTATGGAAAAGTCTACAAGGACTCTTATGAGAAAGAGTTGCGGTCCAAGATATTCAAAGAAAACGTTCAACGCATAGAAGCCTTTAACAATGCTGGAAACAAGTCTTACAAGCTAGGCATCAACCAATTTGCTGATCTCACAAATGAGGAATTCAAAGCCAGAAATAGATTCAAGGGTCACATGTGCTCCAATTCTACAAGGACACCAACATTTAAGTATGAACATGTGACATCAGTGCCAGCTTCATTAGATTGGAGGCAGAAAGGAGCTGTCACACCCATTAAGGACCAAGGCCAATGTG GATGTTGCTGGGCATTTTCTGCTGTGGCAGCAACAGAAGGTATCACCAAGCTGAGTACTGGCAAATTGATCTCTTTATCCGAGCAAGAGCTAGTTGATTGTGACACAAAGGGTGTGGACCAAGGTTGTGAAGGGGGTCTAATGGATGATGCCTTCAAATTTATAATGCAAAACAAAGGACTCAACACAGAAGCCAAGTACCCATACCAGGGTGTTGATGCAACATGCAATGCAAATGCAGAAGCCAAAGATGCAGCCAGCATTAAGGGGTTTGAGGATGTCCCTGCCAACAGTGAGAGTGCACTGCTCAAAGCTGTTGCTAATCAACCTATTTCTGTGGCTATTGATGCTAGCGGATCTGagtttcaattttattcaagtGGTGTCTTCACTGGATCATGTGGCACTGAATTGGATCATGGTGTCACTGCTGTTGGGTATGGAAGTGATGGTGGAACCAAATATTGGTTGGTCAAGAATTCATGGGGAGAACAGTGGGGTGAACAAGGATACATTAGGATGCAGAGAGATGTTGCTGCTGAAGAAGGCTTGTGCGGCATTGCAATGCAGGCTTCTTACCCCACTGCATAG
- the LOC130744992 gene encoding LOW QUALITY PROTEIN: senescence-specific cysteine protease SAG39-like (The sequence of the model RefSeq protein was modified relative to this genomic sequence to represent the inferred CDS: inserted 3 bases in 2 codons; deleted 3 bases in 3 codons), translating to MKERHEQWMTQYGKVYTDSYEKELRSNIFKENVQRIXAFNNAGNKPYKLGINQIADLTNEEFKARNRFKGHMCSNSTRTPTFKYEDVSSVPASLDWRQKGAVTPIKDQGQCGCCWAFSAVAATEGITKLSTGKLISLSEQELVDCDTKGVDQGCEGGLMDDAFKFIMQNKGLNTESKYPYKGVDATCNANAEAKDAASIKGXEDVPANSESALLKAVANQPISVAIDASGSEFQFYSSGVFTGSCGTELDHGVTAVGYGSDGGTKYWLVKNSWGEQWGEQGYIRMQRDVAAEEGLWGIAMQASYPTGIMLNFLLNYM from the exons ATGAAAGAGAGGCATGAGCAATGGATGACTCAGTATGGAAAAGTTTACACGGACTCTTATGAGAAAGAATTGCGGTCCAATATATTCAAAGAAAACGTTCAACGCAT AGCCTTTAACAATGCTGGAAACAAGCCTTACAAGCTAGGCATCAACCAAATT GCTGATCTCACAAATGAGGAATTCAAAGCCAGAAACAGATTCAAGGGTCACATGTGCTCCAATTCAACAAGGACACCAACATTCAAGtatgaagatgtgtcttcagtGCCCGCTTCATTAGATTGGAGACAGAAAGGAGCTGTCACACCTATTAAGGACCAAGGCCAATGTG GATGTTGCTGGGCATTTTCTGCTGTGGCAGCCACAGAAGGAATCACCAAGTTGAGTACCGGAAAATTGATCTCTTTATCAGAGCAAGAGCTAGTTGATTGTGACACAAAGGGTGTGGACCAAGGTTGTGAAGGGGGTCTAATGGATGATGCCTTCAAATTTATCATGCAAAACAAAGGACTCAACACGGAATCCAAGTACCCATACAAGGGTGTTGATGCAACATGCAATGCAAATGCAGAAGCCAAAGATGCAGCAAGCATTAAGG TTGAGGATGTCCCTGCCAACAGTGAGAGTGCACTGCTCAAAGCTGTTGCTAATCAACCTATTTCTGTGGCTATT GATGCTAGTGGATCCGAGTTTCAATTTTATTCTAGTGGTGTCTTCACTGGATCATGTGGCACTGAGTTGGATCATGGTGTCACTGCTGTAGGGTATGGAAGTGATGGTGGAACCAAATATTGGTTGGTCAAGAATTCATGGGGAGAACAGTGGGGCGAACAAGGATACATTAGGATGCAGAGAGATGTTGCTGCTGAAGAAGGCTTGTGG GGCATTGCAATGCAAGCTTCTTACCCCACTGGCATAATGTTAAATTTTCTACTAAACTACATGTAA
- the LOC130743003 gene encoding senescence-specific cysteine protease SAG39-like, with amino-acid sequence MASKTVLNISSLALLHVFGFLAFEANARTLEDVSMKERHEQWMTQYGKVYTDSYEKELRSNIFKENVQRIEAFNNAGNKPYKLGINQFADLTNEEFKARNRFKGHMCSNSTRTPTFKYEDVSSVPASLDWRQKGAVTPIKDQGQCGCCWAFSAVAATEGITKLSTGKLISLSEQELVDCDTKGVDQGCEGGLMDDAFKFIMQNKGLNTESKYPYKGVDATCNANAEAKDAASIKGFEDVPANSESALLKAVANQPISVAIDASGSEFQFYSSGVFTGSCGTELDHGVTAVGYGSDGGTKYWLVKNSWGEQWGEQGYIRMQRDVAAEEGLCGIAMQASYPTA; translated from the exons ATGGCTTCCAAAACTGTACTAAACATCTCTTCATTAGCTTTGCTTCATGTGTTTGGATTCTTGGCTTTTGAGGCAAATGCTCGTACCCTCGAAGATGTTTCAATGAAAGAGAGGCATGAGCAATGGATGACTCAGTATGGAAAAGTTTACACGGACTCTTATGAGAAAGAATTGCGGTCCAATATATTCAAAGAAAACGTTCAACGCATAGAAGCCTTTAACAATGCTGGAAACAAGCCTTACAAGCTAGGCATCAACCAATTTGCTGATCTCACAAATGAGGAATTCAAAGCCAGAAACAGATTCAAGGGTCACATGTGCTCCAATTCAACAAGGACACCAACATTCAAGtatgaagatgtgtcttcagtGCCCGCTTCATTAGATTGGAGACAGAAAGGAGCTGTCACACCTATTAAGGACCAAGGCCAATGTG GATGTTGCTGGGCATTTTCTGCTGTGGCAGCCACAGAAGGAATCACCAAGTTGAGTACCGGAAAATTGATCTCTTTATCAGAGCAAGAGCTAGTTGATTGTGACACAAAGGGTGTGGACCAAGGTTGTGAAGGGGGTCTAATGGATGATGCCTTCAAATTTATCATGCAAAACAAAGGACTCAACACGGAATCCAAGTACCCATACAAGGGTGTTGATGCAACATGCAATGCAAATGCAGAAGCCAAAGATGCAGCAAGCATTAAGGGGTTTGAGGATGTCCCTGCCAACAGTGAGAGTGCACTGCTCAAAGCTGTTGCTAATCAACCTATTTCTGTGGCTATTGATGCTAGTGGATCCGAGTTTCAATTTTATTCTAGTGGTGTCTTCACTGGATCATGTGGCACTGAGTTGGATCATGGTGTCACTGCTGTAGGGTATGGAAGTGATGGTGGAACCAAATATTGGTTGGTCAAGAATTCATGGGGAGAACAGTGGGGCGAACAAGGATACATTAGGATGCAGAGAGATGTTGCTGCTGAAGAAGGCTTGTGCGGCATTGCAATGCAAGCTTCTTACCCCACTGCATAA
- the LOC130743005 gene encoding exosome complex component RRP41-like gives MAGKAGATPATYSPSPTTDKKKTSLIKEDWVRPDGRGFHQCRPAFFRTGAVNAASGSAYAEFGNTKVIVSVFGPRESKKAMLYSDVGRLNCNVSYTTFATPVRGQGSDHKDYSAMLDKALGGAIILESFPKTTVDVFALVLESGGSKLKFSYLVSYVIHHDIVF, from the exons ATGGCCGGCAAAGCTGGAGCCACTCCGGCGACATACTCGCCGTCTCCGACCACCGATAAGAAGAAAACTTCTCTCATCAAGGAAGATTGGGTCCGACCCGATGGCCGCGGCTTCCACCAGTGCAGACCTGCCT TTTTCAGGACTGGTGCTGTGAATGCTGCATCAGGATCTGCTTATGCTGAGTTTGGAAACACAAAAGTCATTGTATCTGT TTTTGGGCCGAGAGAAAGCAAGAAGGCCATGCTGTACAGTGATGTAGGGCGTCTGAATTGCAATGTCAGCTATACAACGTTTGCAACTCCAGTTCGTGGACAG GGTTCAGACCACAAAGATTACTCTGCGATGCTTGATAAAGCTTTGGGGGGTGCAATAATATTGGAATCTTTCCCCAAGACGACTGTGGATGTTTTTGCACTGGTGCTGGAATCTGGCGGAAGTAAGCTtaaattttcatatttggtttcaTATGTAATTCATCATGATATTGTTTTCTAG